In Dehalococcoidia bacterium, the sequence ACATCGTGAAGCTTCGCGAGGCGCGAGACGCATTCATACAGCCACCGTCGTCCGCCGCCCCAACCCACGTTGTAGTACACCGCAATCCGCAAACGGTCGCTCAATGCCCGGCTCCCACCTCTACGCGCGTGCGGACGTTCACGGACTCTGACGTGGCGCGGCCCAGCAACGCTCGCACTTCGGAGAGAGAGATGACGCGCAGAAGGAGCACCCCCGCCCCGAACAGCAGCGCCACGATCGGCACCTCGACAGCCCAGTGCAAAGGCAGCGCATACACGACCGCCGCCGACAACAACGCGACCGGTACAAGCCTGGCGGCCAGCACAAACGACGGCACGTCCAGGGTGTAGCGCGCAACAATGACCATCGCCGGAATCAACACTGCGATCTCGGTCATCACCGTCGCGATCGCCGCGCCCTCCGCCCCGTAGAGCGGAATCAGCACGAGATTCGAGCCGACGTTCACCACCAGACCGCCGAGCGCGATCCAGAGCAGCGCTCCCTGCCGCCCGATGGCAATCAAGCCGTGGTCTGCCAGGTTCGAGAGCCAGATCAGCGCTACGGCGCCGACAAGCACCTGCATGCTGACGACGGCTGGCGCATACTCCGCGCCGCCAATCACGTGCACGATCGGCGAGGCGAAGAGCACAATCATCGTCACAACGCCCACGGCGGCAATCGACAGCACGTCGCAGGCACGCGCGTAGAGGCTGCGAAACTCGGCGTGGCGGCCTTCCGCAAAGTACCCGGACAGAAGGGGGAACACCGACCCGACAAAGAAGAAGCTCAACGGGAATGCCAGGTCGACGATCCGGTAGGCGAACCCGTAGTACCCGACCACCTCGTCGTCCGTGAACGCGCGCAGCAGCAGGACATCGAGGCGGCCGTACGCCGTAATGATCAGCACAGCCAGACCAAGCGGCGCCGCCTCGCGGAGCAGTCGCAGGCTATACGCCTGGTCGAAGGTGAATCTCGGCCGCACGTAGCGGCGCGCGAAGTAGACGCAGATCACGCTATTGACGAGTACGCCGGCGTTGTACGCGAAGAGCAGCCCGATCAGCCAGCTGCCGTTGGCGACGACCAGGAGCATGCAGACCAGCGTCACGACCGCTTGCGCGACATTGCCGATCGTCGCGAACTCCATGCGCAGGTTGGCGGCAAACGTCGCGTTGTAGGCGCCCGCGGCGATCATGAGCGGGAACGAAAGCGCCGCAACGGCAATTGCCGCCTTGATCTCGGCCGGATAGCCCACCAGGAAAGCGATCCCGATCGCGATGCCCGTCGAGCACGCCGCCAGCACCGACCGCACGACGACCACGTTGCCCATCAGGTCATCGGCGTCGCGCTCCGACGTCGCCAGGTGGCGGACAGCTAGCGTCGCGACGCCGAAGTCGCTGACGTTCACGAGCAACAGGAACGCGATGACGAACTGATACTTGCCGAAGTCCTCAGGACCGAGATAGCGCGCGAGAAGGCTCAGCGTGCCGAGCGACACCGCCATGGTGATGCCCCGCCCGGCGAGCTGCACGATGCTGTTTCGTGCAACCGTCCGCGCTACCGTCATGAGCTGCCTTCCTCACGCTGAGCGGGTCTAGGCTTCCGTCGCCTTGCAGTACACCAACCCCATGGCGTGAGCCCCCAGGCTGGTCAACTCATCGACGGTCTCTTCAACGCTTCGGCTGCTGGCCTGCCCTTCCGCCGCCACCACGACCACACCATCGACCACCGGCGCGATCACGGCCGAACCCGCCGATACCTCCATCGCCGGGCCGTCTACGACCACCACGTCGAATTGGGTCTCCAGGTAACGCAGGAACTCGCGCGTCTCGGCAGAGGCGAGCAGTTCTGATGGATCGTTCATCTTCGTTCCCGCAGTCAACACGCTGAGCCGCGGGATCGGCGAAGACTGGATCGCGTCGAGTGCCGCTTCCGGCATGGGCTGCGTCGGACGCGCGCCGTTCTGCGAGATGAAGTTGTACAGACCCGGCGACATGGGCAGGTTGAACAGCTTGTGCATGTCTGGCCGGTTGAGATTTGCATCCAGCAGCAGCACCCGCATCCCCGCCTGCGCCATTGCCATCGCCGTGTACGTGGCCACCGTCGTGTTTCCTTCCTCGGGGCGCGCGCTCGTGAACAGCACGCTCTTCCGCTGTTCTTCCAGCAGCCCCGTCTGAAGCTTGGTGGCTAGCAGACGGTAATCGGGCGAGATGGGCGGCGGCGGGTACTTCCAGCGGATCCCAAACGGGATCGAAGCCAGCACAGGAAGGCGTGTGACGCCTTCCAGATCCTTTACGTCGCGCAGCGTCGGGTCGATGTATTCGAGCACGAGCGCCAGCGCCGCGCCGACCAGCAGCCCCGCGAGCAGTCCGGCGGCCAGGTTGAACCGCCAGCGCGGGCTCGATGGCCCGGCGGGCGCATCCGCCGGCTCGACGAGCGTGACACTCTGCGCGGCGCGCGCCTGCTCGAGGCGGGCTTCCTGGAGCTGCGTGATAAGCGTTTCGTACGTCCCTTGCGACGCTTCAACAATCGCCCGTTGGCTCTCCACCTGGGCGGCGCTGGCACCCGTGTCCTCGAGCTCCGTGAGGCGCGCCTGCTCGTCGATGAGCGTCTGGCGCGCGCCTTCGACCTGCTGGTTGAGGACGGCGGTGATGTTCGGAATCGTCACTTCGAGCGCTGCCGGATCCCCGAGCAGCGTCACCAACTCGTTGGCGATCGCGGCGGCCTCGTCCGCGTCGCCCGCCGTCGCCGTGATCTCGATCAGTTCGGTGCCGAACACGGCTCGCGTGCTGACGCGGCCCTTCAGCCCGGCGCCAGACGTATCAAGATCAAGGTTCTCCGCCACGACATCCAGGAAGGGCGTCGAACGGACCGTGAACGCAAAGTTATTGAGCGTGCGCTCCGCATCCCCTTCGCTCGATGCGCCACCGAGCGATCCGATGTCGATGCGGGCAGTCGCGGTCGATTCGTACGTCGGCGGCGTCCGGTAGCTCAGCATCGCCGCGCCGAATACGGCGAGCACAACTGGAATGATCAGCACCCACTTGCGCCGGTTCACCAGTTGCAGATAGCGCTCTAGTTGAAGGCGGCTCTCGTCGTTCATCTACGACCCGCCCCACGCGAATACAGTGCCCTCAATGGTGGTCGCTCCTTGTTCTGCGGCCTCCCTACCAGGCGCCGCGGCCCCCGAACACGGCGCTGGGGGTCTTGAGAACGATGTACAGATCGAGCCACAGCGACCAGCGCTCGATGTACTCGAGGTCGATCTCCACCATGTTCTCGAACGGGATCTCACTGCGGCCGCGCACCTGCCACAGGCCCGTCATGCCCGGCATCGCGGCGAGGCGGCGCATGTGCCGCTGCTGGTAATGGGCAACCTCACGCGGGAGGGGTGGACGCGGGCCGATCAGGCTCATGTCGCCCCTGACCACGTTAAAGAGATTCGGCAGTTCATCCAGGCTCGTGCGGCGCATGAACCGGCCGATGGGCGTCACGCGCGGGTCGCGGCGCATCTTGAACACCATGGGCGCTTCGTGGAAATTGTCGTCTTCCAGTCCATCGCGAAGCAACTCGGCGTCCTTGAGCATGGAACGGAATTTGTAGAACGCGAACGGCTTGCCGAAGCGGCCGACGCGCATCTGCTTCACGAACACCGGCCCCGGCGACGTCACCTTGATGAGCACGGCGATGACTGCGATCGGTATCGCCAGCACCACCAGGAAGACCGCCGCGAAAACCCGATCGAGGATGCCCTTGATCGCGTAGGCTCTGCCGCGGAGTTCTGTGAAGACGACGGTCTCGACGGATAAGGTCGCCGCGGTCGTCAGAACTTCCTGTCCCGATTCGACGTTTGAACTCATGACGCTGCGCATAGACACCCACCCAAACGCCTGGCGTCCCGTCCTGGGCTGCCGGCAGCACTCAACGCGCAATGAGGATCTACCCGGGGCGGAGTATGGTTGATAAACATAACAGCCTTGACAAGGCCAATCAATAGAACTCCAACCACCGTGTGAACTCCAATGTCAAGGCGCCCACGGGCTGTTGGTCCCGGACGCCTCTTCCCTGCTAGTAACGCCTTCGGAGGGTGCTCGTTACGGGCGGGCATGCAATTCCCCGGTCAGCCTCCGAAGGACGCGGCGGAAGCTCGCCGCCACGCTTCCCGTTGTACTCGGTATGCGTGCCTGCCAACAGGGGTGGCGGGGTTAATAACACGCAAACAACACGTTACGGAGGCGCGTTCTTGACGTTTGAGCGCCGCAAGGTCTAAGACGCCGTCATCCCGATCCCGTGCGCACGCGGACAGGAAGAAGGCCCGCTCGCCGCGGGCCCTCTTCTTCAGACCGTCCTGTGACCGGCCTTAGTTGCCGATCGGTGGCGCCAGCGGGGCGCGTGGCGTACCGCCACCGCCCAGGTTGCTGGCGCTGTTGTTGTTCACCACCTGGAGGATCTGGAACAGATCCTGCATGTCATCGTGGAAACTTCCGCCATCGCCGAACTCGGCGTCGGCGTCCATCGCGAAGGCGTGCACATCCCAATACGTGTCATCGACGACGTACGCACCATAATCCTGGAACGCATGACACAGCTTCTTCGCGTGCCTCGAACTGACCGCCGTTTCGCAGTTCACGCTCGGGTGAATCGCGAGCAGCGCGCCCATCCGCAAGGCCGGGTTATCGCCACCATACGACTGGCAGTCCATGTAGGCATCCGCCCGGTACGCGGGCCAGCGGAACCCGTCCTGCTGGCAGGAAATGAATCGCTGCGCCCACAGGTTGACCTTCATCACGTGACGGATGGGGTCGGGCCCGTTCAGTTCGCCCGGCCGCAGGCTTCCGCCCACGCCCGAGAGACCGGAGCCACCATGGCAGCCCCCGCGGCCCTCTCCGCGCAGATCGAGATAGT encodes:
- a CDS encoding flippase — translated: MTVARTVARNSIVQLAGRGITMAVSLGTLSLLARYLGPEDFGKYQFVIAFLLLVNVSDFGVATLAVRHLATSERDADDLMGNVVVVRSVLAACSTGIAIGIAFLVGYPAEIKAAIAVAALSFPLMIAAGAYNATFAANLRMEFATIGNVAQAVVTLVCMLLVVANGSWLIGLLFAYNAGVLVNSVICVYFARRYVRPRFTFDQAYSLRLLREAAPLGLAVLIITAYGRLDVLLLRAFTDDEVVGYYGFAYRIVDLAFPLSFFFVGSVFPLLSGYFAEGRHAEFRSLYARACDVLSIAAVGVVTMIVLFASPIVHVIGGAEYAPAVVSMQVLVGAVALIWLSNLADHGLIAIGRQGALLWIALGGLVVNVGSNLVLIPLYGAEGAAIATVMTEIAVLIPAMVIVARYTLDVPSFVLAARLVPVALLSAAVVYALPLHWAVEVPIVALLFGAGVLLLRVISLSEVRALLGRATSESVNVRTRVEVGAGH
- a CDS encoding polysaccharide biosynthesis tyrosine autokinase — its product is MNDESRLQLERYLQLVNRRKWVLIIPVVLAVFGAAMLSYRTPPTYESTATARIDIGSLGGASSEGDAERTLNNFAFTVRSTPFLDVVAENLDLDTSGAGLKGRVSTRAVFGTELIEITATAGDADEAAAIANELVTLLGDPAALEVTIPNITAVLNQQVEGARQTLIDEQARLTELEDTGASAAQVESQRAIVEASQGTYETLITQLQEARLEQARAAQSVTLVEPADAPAGPSSPRWRFNLAAGLLAGLLVGAALALVLEYIDPTLRDVKDLEGVTRLPVLASIPFGIRWKYPPPPISPDYRLLATKLQTGLLEEQRKSVLFTSARPEEGNTTVATYTAMAMAQAGMRVLLLDANLNRPDMHKLFNLPMSPGLYNFISQNGARPTQPMPEAALDAIQSSPIPRLSVLTAGTKMNDPSELLASAETREFLRYLETQFDVVVVDGPAMEVSAGSAVIAPVVDGVVVVAAEGQASSRSVEETVDELTSLGAHAMGLVYCKATEA
- a CDS encoding sugar transferase translates to MSSNVESGQEVLTTAATLSVETVVFTELRGRAYAIKGILDRVFAAVFLVVLAIPIAVIAVLIKVTSPGPVFVKQMRVGRFGKPFAFYKFRSMLKDAELLRDGLEDDNFHEAPMVFKMRRDPRVTPIGRFMRRTSLDELPNLFNVVRGDMSLIGPRPPLPREVAHYQQRHMRRLAAMPGMTGLWQVRGRSEIPFENMVEIDLEYIERWSLWLDLYIVLKTPSAVFGGRGAW